The sequence below is a genomic window from Ischnura elegans chromosome 2, ioIscEleg1.1, whole genome shotgun sequence.
TGAGAGGCATTTTGAATGATGTAAATGAAAAGCTATTAAAAAACTGAGTCTGTCGTATGAAAGATTATGTTGATCCAGGAAAATGCAAGGTAAATTTTCAGCTCACTCCATTCACCGCAAAATTCATGAAATCCTCCGGTTTTCTTAAGATATTTgccaacataaataaaaatatcacccAAATGTTGAATCTTGAGTATTTCTCTCCCAGAAATTTACCaattatatgcaaaaatattaatgtcacAAATAGACTTACatcattaacccatttatgcccactaatttttttgcaagaaaatttaactttttttacatttttcgaaCTTATTATTCCTCTggacaacagaaaaaatatcaaaaaaaatcctgaagcatttgtttaaaaattatgacatgggtcgttttcgacccactggGCATTGGTGAGCACATTTAGGATATTGACTCTTGGATCGTTTTCTAATAGGCTCTCCAGAGTTATTGAGGTGCAACTGCTTTATGATTTCcaatttgttgtgttttgttttttaattgaaattttaattaacttacattattttgggataatttgttaaaataaaaaaaatattttaagatactattcatataaaataattgtttatttccttCTAAATTTTAACAGTCAGAGATATTATTATGGTACTCCTCAAAGCACTTATCGTTCAAAGGAATGCAACATTTATGGCAtgattttactgttttactacgaCATAAAACGCATCTTCTTCTTGGCTGATCTGTGAGAATGATATGGTGCGGTCCACTCGTTCGGATTATCTCTGGAGGTGCAAACTTGCTCGTTGGCCCTGCTCGTTGTGGTGGAATACcatatttcttcaataatgatATTACAATTTCTCTTCTGAAAGCTAAACTGTCCAGTTTCATACCATAAGTCCTGCTGAGACACCATGCATTACTCATGCATACATCCATCATCCAGAGAAATATGGGCGTGTACCACTTTTTCCCACGAATGCCAATACGGTAATTAGAAATATTATTGTCCATTCGGTCTACACCACCCATGTTTCGATTGTACATGGCAATAACGTGGGGTTGTGgaatttcaattcttcctttcaCGGATGCTGAATATCTCGTTGCCTTCTGCTGAGGTTCGACGCCAAACTGATTAGATAGCATTTTGACAACATTATTGTCCATCCACCTAACTGCACTGATATTGTCCTCCCGGGATACACGACAGTCATATCtacctctctcatttcttttaaaCACTATAACATCCTGCAAGGGGCAGTTATCAATTCGGATCACTCTAGCGGTTCCCGTTCCACCATAGCCAAATTTTGTTGGTTCGTGTATTAGATTCgtagaagtgaaaaaattatcaaaatacagggagaaattcagcagtggataattttttttttaggatttcagcTAACCCCATCACCACAGATTCACCGAGCCCTCTTGATGAAGTGAAAACCCTTTTTTCCTCTACTTTCCCTTGGTAGATATAAAATTGGATGCAGTCCCCTAGGCGGAGTGCAGCTACCCAGGCCTTGTAACCGAATCTCACTGGCTTTCCCCGAATAAACTGTTTGCATCCGTGCCTTCCAAAGTATGGAATCGATAGAAATTGATTCTTCTAAAGGCGCAAATCTACAAAAGTTTTTGTTGAGTTCACAAATGACTGGACGCAATTTTGCGAGACGATCGGATACGTCTAATGCACTATTATCTGCACAATGGATGTTCGTAAATATATCCTCAAACTTGTTTCTTCTCATACTTCTAGACACCAGTGAATTGCAGACATATTCCTTTTCTTCCCAATACATTCTTCTTCTTGGGAGCCAGTTACATCCGGACAAAAACAATAtgcctaaaaatgtatacatagcTTCCTTGGAAACCTGCACACACCTATTCCTCGCTGCTGCATATTGATTTGTAAACTCAACAAGTTTCGTAATGATGTTGTCATCAATAAAAAGTTCTAAAAACTCTAATGGGTAACTGGACGAGGATAAAGCCAGTGGAGGTATAAAACATGTACACCAAGAATCATAAACAGGGGTAGTTAGATCACAACTGACCCATCTCCGTGTTATGTTTTGGGTTTTGgttgatttccttctccttttagaATGGGATGATTCTTCAACGAATTTGATTTCCTCATCAACTTCACCAGGGTCATCTTCAATGTCAATGTTGAAGTCACCTTCCGCTTGCAGCTGCCAGCCAGAAAGACGATCAGGATCATTACATTCTTCGTCCCCAGAATCTTCACATGTTTCGTTTCCATCTTCTGGAGGagttatgtaaatatatacttcatcTTTTACACCTTTTTCATCCAACTCTTCTAGCTCGTGAAGTATTTCTGTTGTAGTCAGCTGTTTGCGACTAAATTAGAGACATAAATTAGTCAATgagctcacgaaaaaaatatgtttataaaataaaaatatgtcctctAGGAATTATATACTAACCTTGCCATGCCAAAATTTATTTGGGCTAATGCACTCCAAAAGAATCTTATCGCAGTTCAGCAGAGAGAACGCTCGATTTCTGGTCAACCTAGTACGTCTGGAGTTGCCTAGCCTTATCTGCccagtgggtcgaaaacgacccacacCAATATCATGACCCGTGACAGACACAGGAGACATGAAATTTGGTAATTGAATACGGAATAATGAAATTGAGTATACAAAGTATTGTAGCATGTCGTGTCATTTTGattgaacttgaaaattttggttaTATTGTACGTCAAAGTTATTCGAAAATCGCGGTAATGAgaggtaattttttatgctcacattacaatgatttgaaaatgtatcCTTGGAAATATTACTTCAGGAATGAATCACTTGCTTCACTGTAAAACGAATATAACAACAATGtagaaaaatacttcaaattagagggacaaggattttttaaatcccgtgggtcgaaaacgacccactgggcataaatgggttaataatGAAATATCCCATTGGCATAAAccaaaattgtgaaataatgTATTACTAAAGGGATAATAGGTTTCACATCTAACCTTCTACACAATTTGTTATCAGCTCATTTGCTTGGGTGTACTGATCAGCCCAAAAAACTatataatataagaaatatatacaGGTCAGGTAATGCCATGAATAGATTTTTGTACAAGATTTGTATTTTCATCTATACTTGCACCACAATTTCAGTGTAATCGCAAAAACTTGGTCAGAGCTAGGTAATGTGTTGAAACAGCAATaaagttttaatgtttttatatcacAATGTTAATGTCTgctttcatgaatgatttttgtagaccggaacggaacatgtaagaatgcatgaaccaaattagaacatgttctattttctgtgcatgcattcgcacaagttgggtggttacatggtgcattttggcattcattctcgccttcatacatttagacattaacccgtaagtgttaatataccgtgtaaacaggccttaaggagACAGAATTTTGTGAAATTGGAAGCCCCATATAGCAAGTAGGTCATGTTGCAAGAAGCTTCAATTTGCATACTGTTTGATTCATTGAGGCCAGGATTAAATGGCACCAAGTTTCCATAATTATTTGAATATcataatataatttcataattatcattAAGTATCATTTTAAGTTTGCCTTATGCCTGGATTTACAAACTTACACAATACTAAATactagcaataataataataataattagcacAGTAAGTTTTACCTATTCATACAAATAAATACAGGATGAAAGAAATGCATAGTAAAAATGGACAAGGATGTCAGTGATGTGGAAAATGGTACAAGGTGGAAATCAAAGGCTACAAATGCAACCAGACAAGGACAttcaaaaaatcatgaatttcaagGATCGAGTCCAGGCATGCTATATTTTTATGCCTTGACTGTTGGCTTCCACCATCTTCCAGATCACCATTAACTATGCCCATTTTGCATTGTGCGCTCCCATCTCGTTCTTTTCtttgcaattgatttttattgatttacttATTCAAATTATGGTCTTGTAAGTCTaaatgattctttaaaaaatccTATTTAATCATAATAAATCACGCCAGAAACCAAATTCTTAAAATGCTTACCTTTCTATTTCCATCAGCCAGCTCATCCTTAGTTTTCACTTCAGAATGTAGCATTGAATTTGAAACAGATGATGGGTGGTGAGACGTAGCAGAACTATTGGCTGATGACGACGAATTACGAATTCCACTGGGTAAGGAATTTGAGGAAATAGTATTTGATGAGGAAGTGGAAGGTTTGGAGGGAGAGGAATTAATTGGGGTTGGTGTATTCTGGATGGTCGGCCGAACATAGCCTAGCATTCGTAGTAGACCCTCGGCAGCAGAACGTTTTGCTAACTTCTTATTTGGACCTGTCCCAGTACAACTCATATCTTCAACAGAAACCTACATCAGACCAAGGAAATATAGACATCAGCAAAATAACGTAGGTCTGAAAACTAAACAGGAAAATCATTACCAAGTATGTATTTGGGTTATTGGGAAATGTAAGTAAAACACCAATACACCAAATCAATTAGGTATCTCATGATcaggttaagaaaataaataatccatTACAAAACACATTTCAATATACAATGGATATTTTCGAAAAGATGGCTATCTTAACTCATGcactccatttaaaaatatattatccaaAGCTTTAATCTTcagcaaaaataaatagaaaatcatttttatgattaaataaataatgaaaagagaaatgaagAGTGAGAGGCTAATATCCTTCTATATAAAGAAGTCAGTGGAATTGTTGACAAACTTGCAAAAATACTCACCTCCATAACAAATTCCCTTCGATGCCTGGGCACTCCTCTCTCCTCAATTAATGTGTAAACAGGCTCATGTTCTTTCTTTGCTTGCTGTATTTGGATAAGTCGTGATATAGGATTGATATCTTCCCCATAGTCAACCTTAGCTTTCTGCTCCtacaatgaatgaaattattcataaaatgaagAGTAGATTAACACTGATTTTACTGAgacaaaaaaatatgagaaaagaacTGCTTTGTTTGCTGAATGATTTGTTTTTCCAACAGGAAGTAAATGATCACTGTAAAAATTGACCAGCATTCCAATCACTCAAAGCACACAATCAACCCTTCCCAGCCCTCTATACATTTTCTCAATATAATAAGGAGTCTGCAAGACTGGAAAATTGCCACTTCATAGAATCAAACTTAATAATTTTGAATCTTTtaaataaatggcaaaaaaatttcatcttaatCATTTTAACTTCTATtgtcttcatatttttttgccaCTACTAGAGGAGATATGctaaaaatatgccttctttaCCAGTCAGGGAACTAATTCTGACTTAAAATTAGTGGTAGAAGAAATCATACCTTTTTTATCAATACATGCATTGATTTATAGTTTAAACTAGTCGTAACTGGAGACTaacatattttctacaatattttaaaGATTATAACATTCACTTCAAATTAATCAACACAGGGAATCACAAGGAACATAATGACGAGGCCATACTTgttgaaataattaggtcatacttaatatttaatcactatgataaaaaattgtaaatctaATGCCCAAAATAAAACAGCAATAATGGGCCACAACCACACTTTTGACCCTGACCTGCTGTACCTTGATGAGGTTCCTCGTCTTCTTTTTGGCAGTTGGCTTCCGCCTTTGACGATTAGCAGCCATGATTGGAGGAGGTGAGACAGCAGGTAATTTTCGTATTTCTGCCAGCATTTTCTCAGCTGCATGCTTTTTTGAAACCTAGGAATAtggaataaaacattaaaaaacttaaaaagccCTTTTATGTGAATACACAGGCAATAGCCATAAAAGAAACTATTATATATCCAATAATACCCTTAGCATATTTTGAGCAACCTTAGTTTTTAAAAGAGCTGTTCCACTAGTAGCACCAATCGTGCCAGTGTAAGTATCGcgaagatgggacgtgacctcTTTCCTAGCTTCcccctttttccacctctcgccacccaccacCCACGTGCCGCGTGCGATGAGACCAGCGTTGGCAGTAGCGTCCACGAAGAGCATGAGTGTGTGTTTGGCGACTGTAGAGTACGAATGTGCCTAATAAACCTGCTTGAGTAATGTAGAGTTTCCTTTCAATTAATCCTGCCttccctgatgctatcgatatactgaaccCTTACACCAGTTCACTATCTTTACATTGaacaatatataatttaaataccGGCAAATATCTTTTCAGCACAACAAAATACAGTTAACCGTGCTAATTGATGGAAGGTCTGAcccaaataaatgaaaatataattgtaTAAGTGTAAAATAAGTGTGGTCGCAATATCAACATTTCACATTATTGCAGATAATTATTATTAGGAcaggtacagcagactcccaattattcGGCTGCAGTTTAGCTGTGTTGCGGCTTATCTGCGAATCAATTTTACActtcttcaatgttttccacaCTCTTTTTAAAAGAATCAATCGGATGCATAAGCACCAGGATTTCTGCAATTTAATACAAggctacaccaggcttattatttccattagaatcctcttCGTAAAAGGAAATCATTCTATTTACTTTTTGATGAGGAATGTTTCAAGGTTACTTGGTCGTCTGCTCTTGCATGCAGACGATGGTCAGCGGCGGGAAAAACTTTTGATTGAATTTAAAAGTTCCTTCAATGGTTAACGATCGCAAATTAAGGTAAATGTTATCTACAATCTGTAATTCTATATTACAAATCATAAATGATCAATTATTGCTATGGCCTTACATTCAGTTGAATACGGCCCTAAGGAACCGGAGATTTCATCGCACTCAGACATATTTACGCTGTGACTAGTCAAGGTCGATCTAGAGATGAAGGGAATAGCAGAAGTGTAGCcagtgggggaagtggaagtagagataacATGATTTGATTCATAGCCAGGCACACGCTTGCGTAGACaaaaagtcctggtttcctataactgctGCTTCATGATGAGGTGATCACATGCCAATTACCGACATGGAAGCTCTGTGTTCGTGTTACCTAAACATGGTCAGCGTACGCGATCATGTTCAGTGATCACGGAACTgcgtcccacagcagttgcataTCGGGCAACTTGCCCAAGACGGGACTACACAACGTGGTGCCTGACGTTGTAGTTTCCGACGTTCCGCAGcgattttgaagcattcgtggaaACCAATTTTTTGAATCTGTGATCTTGCAGACACAGGAgtgtggttttcggaaaccaggcaTTATAAAGAGCAGTGGGAATATGAGTACAGTCACTTCATCGCCGTTAAAAAGATCGTGGTTGGTAAAAGATAGCCGTGAATGATTCTGGAGAGCAACCTAAAATAACAGATAatgtgcaaaaataatattaaattgtttGATTCAGATGAgtaatgaaaattacatgaaatttaagtgaaagtttggattattcgtgccgcctctccccatcattagcctggatagtTGGGAGTGTACTGcatatatttgaaacatttaaacCATCCTACAGTTAACAAAGCATTAGTTAAACATATAccaatttatttgttaaaaaattggaGTAGATTCTTGTCCTGAATCACTagaatttttaatagtttttcattgCCACAACAACTCTTGGATGCATTAACAACGACAATAATAACTAACTGCACTATTGCCTTCACATcaggaggaaatttttttgctgttaataGGCAATTTTTAGGCAGGGACTCCCTTGATCATTCCTTTTGATCAATTCTAGGTTCTGCAATTGGAAGCAACAATTTCCTTCCGCTACATTCTTCAGATCCTGCCAGATAACCGGATAATCAAAAGCAGAGTATCTAAGATAATTGTAACTGTGATAACTTGAAACACTAATTATGCAATAATACTCCATTGTATGTATCACTGGGCATGTTCAGGTCTCACAACAAGTAGGCTAAGGAGCTGCtcataataagtaataataagcAGCACCCTAGAAGAAACATTCACAGATGACCAGAAACAAGATGAGGAAGAAAATAGTGCAAAAACAGATGACTTCCTGTGATATTTCCAACACACTCAGTGAGCACCCATTGACTGCATAAACCTACTGAATCACTCCCAGAGGCTCCAAACCTGCTCTATTGGCTGAACAACCCCGCTAGCAGCCGCACCAAGAGAAACAAAGAACTATCTATGGGCAAATAATGACAAGGAGCACATGATTTAGGAGTTGAGAAAGGAAACGGAACACACTGAATAATAGgaatagtaaaatttttaatactaatataaataatataaattggtTCATTGTTTTCAtggatgtaaaaatattgttcttGTATAATTGTAGAAGCGTAAATATCTACTCAATGCACCATCTGATGAAAAGGTGCAAATGAAACAGATGAAATTGAAGGTATTTCATGCAATGGTTTGTTTTTAAGTCAAATTCTTATTCATGAGAAAGAAATAAGACTGTGAATTGGCATTAAAATTAGACTTGTTGTACATAGGTTAGGTTCTACACAAGAAAGTTGGTGAAAAACGTAAGTGGAAATGGCAGAGTTTTTAATACATTTCTTTTTATCAGGAGCAAccaaatatttcctatttattatgaTTAATTGGTCAAATCAACTGAAAAAGTGACATATTGTCATTTGCATGCATTTTGACATTGACCTTAAAAGTATCACGATTATTGCCTTCAGAATATTCTTCGAAATGCTATCGGTAGGGAAGAGAAAGTAGCTTGGATAATCCACAAACCAGATGATCGGGAGCTGAATAATGGAGAGTTGACTATATCATTTTACATTACAAGACATTTCTTCAAGACTGATTCACACTACTCCTTACATAAGCTTATTCATTGCAATTGGATGACACACTAACCCACCAAGGAATCTAAGAAACTATGTATTCATTAAGAAAGCCTTGATTCATTCAAGAACACTTGTGTAAATGTTCAGGGGGCTGAGCAAGGAgcattaatgaattaaaattcaatttattattaaaataaattaaaaatttataataccttttttccATTGCCTTCACCCTCTGTAATCAGATCTCCAACAACACAACGAGTAGTAAATGTACGCATATGGGGTGGACCTCTTTCTCCAGTAACCTCAAAAGTCACCTCTAAGCCTCGTTTAAGAGCCAGTTCATGTACCAAAGAAATGGGGGATTTGAGATCTGCATTGAGTCCAGCTCCATCTTTACTacctaaaacataaaaaatattgaaacaaatgagtTATAAATGAAGTTTCATTATACAAAAAAACAGGACAATTCAaggaaacaattgaaaatatggataaaaataagcTGTTGATAAAAAATCACATCTGGTTACTTTATTAATGCTGTTCTTTGAGGCTCATAATTTTCTGAGGCTGGAAATAGCTTCATACTTTCGAAGGAcaccaaataattaaataaaacataatcactttgtactttccacacaatttgaacattttgtgaatggtttcgacgtgttctacgtcattttcaagctagactgcaaTCTCCAAACAAGGCAAGTTCATTTTTATACTgcaaggtgggggaggggggaagtaGGTAATGTGAAAAGGAGGTAAGGTGAAGGTTGGTGGTTTGAGTGGTGAAGGTCTAGAGTCCTCCACGCTGtttccaagtcaactaccaacgacgtgcatgtgacagtgtatggtgcgaaattcaaagtattcgagatggTACTTTTAGCACAATTATTCAAGATCTTGAATATtgaatttgaggtatttgagtattcgcggatactattcgcacatctctagtctCTTATTAATTGCAGTCATATGCGTATATCCCTCGTGGGCTAGCCCCAACACCTACCGGAAATTTGACATTTAGTTAATATTTCccctttttaaaataataaccacCTCCTTGGGGTGAAGTTGGTGTGGGAAGAGAGGGGCCTTTGGACGGAGGTTACAGTACGGTACCTTCCTCCATCTGACTTGGTCACTGGGCGTCTATAAGTTAGACGATATGGTCGAAATGGTTGGTTTTTCTTTTACCGGTCAATTAGTTTGTCTACCATGGGAAACCTTGTACCCATTGTTAGTGGCAACCTGTTCAATAAAGGTCACTTCCTTGTGAAAGTCAATTTCTTCCAAAGGGATGGAGGTAAGTCCATTGATTAGGGAGTGAAAGGACACCCTGTAACTGAAAGAACTTATAAGAACTGTGATGGTTTGAGTCATATGGTATGACCACGTCAGAAAAGGTCTCCTTATGGTAAATGGAAAATTGATGTCTACTTCCTTAATACATATCGTTAGATCTAGATAATTAAGACTATTTGTACCAACTTCACTGGTGAACTGTATGGAGTCATGTAAGGTGTTGAGGAGGATGACAAACTGATGAAGTTGCCTATTGGTACCATTCCAAAGACAAATAATGTCATACTATGTAATCACACAAAGCAAGAATTGGAAGACAAAGCAGGGTGAACATTACCTTCTTCATGTGTTCCATTAGATTCAATTGCTGAAGTGAGTCCAGCATCACTCACTCCATTACATTCTGCAGTCTTCTGCTGAGGGAGATTCTTTAATAAGTCTAATGCTTTCGATGCTGCATCATGCCTTGCCAGCTGAGCATTGTGGCCTTCCCCAAAAAATTCCCTATCCCCTACTCGGAGCGACACAACATACATGGGAGAATATAGTGGAGCATTCATTACGCCAGGTTTGCCATTCATCCCACCGCCGTAGTGATTATGATACCGctgaaaatgagaaataaaactcATTAAGAAATTTTAATCACAATAAACAGAACATACAACAACATAAATTCCCTTAAAATGCCAGGGTTCATACcaattttccatttccttgaCTTAGTATCAACGGTAAAGCACTTGTACATAGGGACTTAGAAAAAAGATGCAGTAAAATACAACACGGTACATTGTgacgtaaaatttatttattccaagagTGTAACATAATTCAGTcaaaccttaaaataaaaaaggaaaaatctacACAGCCTTggcttaaaaatcacttattatcATACAAACCATCACAAAAAAGTAAACTTATCCTTGGCTATTTATCATTGCAGCCAACTGTTTATCATTTGCACATATTTCCGCAGCCTTCTCAGTAGCTGACTTAGCCCTCTTCGCCTGCATGTTAGCCAAATTTAGTGCCAATCACCTTGTCTTCATCACCTTCTCTTTTATGaacggaaacaaaaaaatgtgtcCACCTTGCCACTAGAAGGCAGCTATGCTCCACACATTCAACTACCATTTTCACTTTTAAGCTGCGCCTCAGAAGTGTTTCTCTGAATTtatgtcccaatttttatttccctgctcACGATGAAGCCTGAATATATTTCAACCCAAATCTCTAACATTTTTGATAAGTTGATCAACTTTTGAGACCTACAACAAGTCCTAACTACCACAAAGGCaataaagaatgatttttttacatggaTCATTTTCTGTACCAGTAGTGTCAGACATGGTACATAATGATTTTTTGTCCCCTTAATCTCCACCAAGCAAAAATTGCTATCTCACACTGGGGATGGTACCTGGCATAACTTAGTTGCATCCATAATTCTTGTTGGTTTAACATGGACAtttgagattttcttttattattcacATTGATTACTCTGCCAATTAACAAAGTAAGGGTTTATTGTTTAATCCTAGAATCAATGTTTAATGCTCTTCACATTCCACTCTTTGATATGGTCTCCACTGTGATCCAATTGGAGTCTACTGTTAAGTTCCAAATTCCTAGTAATCTTCCATTATTTTATGCAGTGCATCTTACACTTTTTCATCAAGTTCTTAGATTATATTTGTACTCTTTCACTGATTTTACATTACTCAGGCACCTATCCATTTACTGCTTTCTCAAGGTTACTTATAAGTATCCATTGGCAACTGTTTTCTGCCTCATCTTGTTTCTGGTCATCTGTGAAAGTTTCTTCTAGGGTGCTCCTTATACGTATAATTTCATGTTGACTATCTTCCATCAGCAGTTTTCCATCTGAATCTGAGTATGTTTCTGCATTAAAGCTTCCTTTCTCCCGCACCTCTCTCAATCTACCAATATGCTGCTTTTTATTTGCCCTTCATTGTGTTGTCTTTAATGCATTTGCTGCAAATTTTAAAGTCACCGTTCCACCATGAGGATTAAGAAATAAATGGACAAAATGACAGTTAAAAAAATCGTATAAATCACCCTATACTTGTCTGAaaacttactttattttttttacaaattaggaAACAATGCTAGGAGCACATCATAGAAGAAAATATAGGAATGTTATCCAAAAAGTTTGTACTAGAAGTTTCCCCTAAATAGGTAAACATTTGGGGTAAAGTTATTTTAAGGGGTTTCTTTGAAAGTGCCAATGATATTGTTAACTTGAAGCAATCTCATATGACAATTTACAAACTACCTTTAACAGAAGAAACATCAAGCATTCATTGCAGCATTACTACCTTTGGTACTATGGTTCCTAAGGGAatttcaatgctcatttttttaacctCTGTGATTATCATGTGAACTCTTAATAACTTGATTATTGACACAAAATTTCCCTAAGTACACCTCTAAAGATAAACACAAAGGAAATGCATACTTCCATTACTAATCCTATAATGGAgctaattgaaataatattttttttaaccaagaCTGCAAAATTGAGAGCATGGGATACAAAATACTGCCACTTACACAAGCTAATGGAGTATAAGATTGATTACATCCattattgcaaaaagaaatatttttcaattccattaaaTTATACAGATAAAATTTGGTTCTTTCTTTGTGAATGATGTTCAGGAGCTACTCCCGGCTTTCCATCCCGCAACACC
It includes:
- the LOC124154306 gene encoding piggyBac transposable element-derived protein 3-like, whose amino-acid sequence is MASRKQLTTTEILHELEELDEKGVKDEVYIYITPPEDGNETCEDSGDEECNDPDRLSGWQLQAEGDFNIDIEDDPGEVDEEIKFVEESSHSKRRRKSTKTQNITRRWVSCDLTTPVYDSWCTCFIPPLALSSSSYPLEFLELFIDDNIITKLVEFTNQYAAARNRCVQVSKEAMYTFLGILFLSGCNWLPRRRMYWEEKEYVCNSLVSRSMRRNKFEDIFTNIHCADNSALDVSDRLAKLRPVICELNKNFCRFAPLEESISIDSILWKARMQTVYSGKASEIRLQGLGSCTPPRGLHPILYLPRESRGKKGFHFIKRAR